One Scylla paramamosain isolate STU-SP2022 chromosome 5, ASM3559412v1, whole genome shotgun sequence genomic region harbors:
- the LOC135100383 gene encoding uncharacterized protein LOC135100383, which produces MTPLKTFLRVGTSPSTRSLTLAVQTDLTNCGCNVTGNYSGRVLQVTGGYTGDALKVVAQRYQHVGGVGSAEELVSVAWHPEEEMLFMAAPRTTLSLASGHEGQAGQWWRLWLRGGEEERGKASSGDPAPPQLDQERDAAGTEAGRGVVVRTQFSESIFGVSVDSLMPGKRRRLLNLTVTPHTGKHWQVSLHVPIISTALEWETKLWKNQGKQHWEVNGVVKSTKSDISLEFVHFKQEKQDEETQVTDDRGEAGRCDAEGCGDGGVKEPKAKSRHHVDSDCDSDLRKEQTVDQNEVCSGRDPISEDLKQNDHDSVMVNVNEECSKKAECDGPEESVSSEAVQETTQKLTSRVFSLSSNMKTYVSSDGGRWIRILQRTHLAFCPHVGWNLNQIFRFNRDWTGWEYVVNTWEWGNMVVKAEWGVSLLQWYQKTFSFSFDQAAALPST; this is translated from the exons ATGACTCCACTCAAAACATTTCTCAG aGTGgggacctctccctccacccggTCCCTTACCTTGGCTGTGCAG ACTGACCTGACTAACTGTGGATGCAATGTCACCGGGAATTACTCAGGTCGCGTCCTCCAGGTGACAGGTGGCTACACAGGTGATGCGCTCAAAGTCGTGGCGCAGAGGTACCAGCATGTGGGGGGCGTTGGATCAGCTGAGGAGTTGGTGAGCGTAGCGTGGCACcccgaggaagag ATGCTGTTCATGGCGGCTCCCAGGACCACCCTCAGCCTGGCCAGCGGGCATGAGGGCCAGGCGGGGCAGTGGTGGCGGCTGTGGTTGAGAGGCGGTGAGGAAGAGCGCGGCAAGGCCTCCAGTGGTGACCCCGCGCCGCCTCAGCTTGACCaag AGCGAGACGCAGCCGGAACCGAGGCAGGACGCGGCGTGGTGGTGCGCACTCAGTTCTCTGAATCCATCTTTGGCGTATCTGTGGACTCGCTGATGCCGGGGAAGCGTCGGCGTCTCCTGAACCTCACCGTCACGCCACACACTGG AAAACACTGGCAGGTGAGCCTACATGTGCCAATTATCTCTACAGCCCTCGAGTGGGAGACGAAGCTCTGGAAAAATCAGGGCAAGCAACATTGGGAAGTTAATGGGGTAGTCAAGTCTACCAAATCTGACATATCGTTAGAATTCGTTCACTTCAAGCAGGAGAAGCAGGACGAGGAGACTCAGGTCACGGATGACAGAGGTGAGGCTGGCAGGTGTGATGCTGAAGGTTGTGGGGACGGCGGTGTCAAGGAGCCAAAAGCCAAGTCGCGGCACCACGTCGACAGTGATTGCGACtcagatttaagaaaagaacagacagtAGACCAGAATGAAGTTTGTAGTGGTCGAGATCCTATATCAGAAGACTTAAAGCAAAATGATCATGATTCCGTAATGGTAAATGTAAACGAAGAATGTTCCAAGAAAGCGGAGTGTGATGGACCGGAAGAGTCAGTGTCAAGTGAAGCTGTTCAAGAGACTACACAAAAATTAACTTCCCGGGTTTTCAGCCTTTCTTCCAACATGAAGACTTACG TCTCATCTGACGGAGGACGCTGGATTCGGATCCTGCAGCGCACACACCTGGCATTCTGTCCTCACGTTGGCTGGAACTTGAACC AAATATTTCGGTTCAATCGTGACTGGACTGGGTGGGAGTACGTGGTGAACACCTGGGAGTGGGGCAACATGGTGGTGAAGGCGGAGTGGggcgtctctctcctgcagtggTACCAGAAAACTTTCAGCTTCTCTTTCGACCAG GCGGCGGCGCTCCCCTCCACGTAG
- the LOC135100384 gene encoding uncharacterized protein LOC135100384, giving the protein MQELHDTVTAVLAQAMESPDLCGEVPDHATLLKFLHDFLGQSPASLWADLLQEVRRLLLGSDTEADLHHLLEVFREEMGTAEGVGLWEAVWTMLERAGLLRPRRGGGGGGALRVD; this is encoded by the exons ATGCAGGAGCTCCACGATACCGTCACTGCCGTCCTTGCTCAG GCCATGGAGAGCCCTGACCTGTGTGGCGAGGTGCCTGACCACGCCACGCTTCTGAAGTTCCTGCACGACTTCCTTGGACAGTCACCGGCGAGTCTCTGGGCGGATCTGCTGCAGGAA GTCCGTCGCCTGCTGCTGGGATCTGACACCGAGGCAGACTTACATCACCTGCTGGAAGTTTTCAGGGAGGAAATGGGGACAG cagaAGGCGTAGGATTGTGGGAGGCAGTATGGACGATGCTGGAGCGGGCGGGGCTGCTGCGCCCGcggcgaggaggtggaggtggtggtgccctCCGAGTGGATTAG